The DNA region GTATCTATCAAGTCGGAATCATATTAACTTGAACCCTTTTCTGGAAAACATTAAGGTTGTGCACCATCTCATGCCTCatcaggcacatgacagccactGGGCCCCCCATACCTTTTGTTGATGCTGCCTGGCTGTCTCTATCTCATTCTACCTCATGTGCACAGCAACCAATCGCTACTAAGCTCTCTTTTGTTCCCGGCAGGTCAGACTAGGGCACAACACATTAACTCTTGAGCTTTGTTAGGTTTACAATTACTAATAAACCCACTTCACGATAAGGCCTCTTTATGGGCAAACATTCAGCATTCAGAGACCTGGAGAGCTACAATGAAGAAGCCAATGATAGGGGATCCTAGATAGGGAAACCAGATGTATCCTGATTCCTGAACATCTGACCTAGTTATTAAGTGAAAGGTAAACATGTTATGCAATATTGTCCCTACAAAATAATATTTTAAAAACAGTAATATTTGACTTAAGTGACTACTTCTGCTTGGACCCACCAAACCCCCACTTCCATACACACAAGTGTGAATTCCCTCAGTAGAAAACAAGTGGAGTTGTCAGAGGCAGGGTGGACTTTTGCCCCATAGCTCACAAACAAGCTCTGTGTTGGCTGCTGTTCAAGGCACTCGAGATAAGAAACCAGAGTTTTTGTTTTCTAGTTGAATGAGTCATTTATAAATAGAATATTTGTGCCGGCGAAGGGGAAAGGCCAAGGCACTGTTAGAACACAGACCTTGACGACGTGTACTGATACTGTCTTGAGATACGAAGTGTGGGAGAACAGTTTGTGAACCGTGTTgtgtttttgtctttgtttttatCAGAGATGGCCTCAGACTGCCATGAGCTGTTCCTGAGAGGTGAGATGGCCAGCGGAGTGTATACCATTCAGCCATTAAACTCCCAATCCTTTGAAGTCTTCTGCGAAATGACAACTGGTAAGGGGAGTTAGCCAGGATTTTGGCTCACCGTATAAGGTTACTCTATAGCTTAGTTTATGAACATATTGTATCCATACATGAATGACAGTTGGcggtagtaaaaaaaaaaaagactaatcccactgctctttctctttcctctctacagAAGGTGGCTGGACCGTGATCCAGAGGCGCCAGGATGGCTCAGTTGACTTTGACCAGCTATGGCAGGCCTACCAGAGCGGCTTTGGCAGTCTGAATGGTAAATATATCCTCTGTTGTCTTTTATCATCTCCCTCAATAAATTCCTCTGGAGCTAGCTAGCGAGGTCACACCGAGGTTTGGACAGTACCACCCACATCCACAGCATAGAACAGTACAGCACAGAGCTCTTGACCCGAAACCTCCCAGTTCAGTTTGATTAACAAGCAGCGATACTAACACTAATACAGGATTGTAGATATCAAGATTGAGGGATCAGATGGATCTTGATATGGCAGGTTTGGCAGAAACAACCATCTAATCTCCAGCTTTAATGTCCCTGGTGGCTTTAGGTGCCAGAAGTGACCAAATCGCATGGTCTATTCCTGTTAAATTAGATTAAGTGATTACCAGCCCTGTTACGATCAGATCCTTTAAATTAACGAAGACACTGAGATATCTGGACACATGTATGCAGACTTTGCACATGCTACCACAGCCACTGATCAGGTTTTAACTcctttgatctctctctctctctaggtgagtTCTGGCTTGGTCTTGAGAAGATGAGCGCCGTGACCAAAGACACAGACTACATCCTCAAGGTTAAGTTCTCAGACTGGAGGGACGATTCTGAGACCATCCAGTACCCCATCCGTCTGGGCGGGGAGGAGAGCCACTACGCCCTCCACATCCAAGAGACCTCCAACGGCAACCTGGAGAGCGCCCTGACTACCGAGGCCTCCGGCCTGCCCTTCTCCACCCGCGACCAAGACAATGACCAGAAGAGCGACACCAACTGCGCCAAACACCTCTCTGGTACGTCTCCTCTTTTTCAAAGTTCAAAGTTACTATTTGGCTGAATTTTATCTAAGATTTAAGATTTATTTAGTCTAAGGTTTATCTCTCTATGACACAAATTGGGAAGGTAGCACCAATGCTAATCTAACCAGATGTTTGCTCTCTTTCTCCAGGTGGCTGGTGGTTCAGCAACTGTGGACGCTCCAACCTGAACGGCCGCTACTTCATGAGCCCTCCTCCCAAGCAGAGGCATCAGAGGAAGCAGGGGGTCTTCTGGAAGACCTGGCGTGGCCACTACTATCCCCTGAAGACCACCGTCATGATGATCGCCCCCGCTGTGATCGAGAATAAGTCATAGAGGAGAGACGCTCAGCATTCTGACAATTTTTCTCCTCTTGAACTGAAACACTGTTAGAGGTGGTTAGCCGATGAATTGGGTAAGCTACCCAGTCAGTCCTGGCTTCACCCAGTGAGACTTCCAACAGAGCCAAGGCCATTATAAAAACCAAAATAACTCGTACTTGAATGGGCTCCATGTTTCCAATTCTCTGTTTTTCAAAAGTCTTAAAGTCTCTCAGCAAGATACACAACCGAACAATGCATAAATATATCTTTAAGATGTTAAGAAGTACATGAATCTAGCAGTGGAAAGTTAGCAAGGGTGTTTCTCCACAGCTGTGGTATGAGCTCACTCTTAATCACTGTTTAAAGCAACGCTGGGCCTCTCAGACTGCATCAATGAATGGAACAGAATGAGGCGAGTTCCAACATGTTTTTTGTGTTGCAAGAAACCAAGCATTTTCCACGTTAAGACCGATCTGACAGTGGTTTCTGAATGCAAGAGCTCTCCCAGAGTTTTAACAGTGATTTCTAGCTAGAGCAAAGTTTTGTCAGCATGAACACTGTAGTTGTACAAGTGGGGCAGCTCTAGAGAGTTTCTTAATCCGATTGTATGGACCAAATGGTGACTGAAACAATTTGTTGTTTTTCCACATGAAAGTAATGCCATTAGCTATCCAAAGGCATTATATAAAGAAATAATCACTGTAAACTATAATTACAGAATAACAGGATGTAATGAGACAGAACGTGTGTGAAGTATTTTTCAACAATGGTGGTTTCTATGGAGCAAACACCATTCCAGCTTCTGTACAATGTAACACTACTTTTCCTGCAGTTTTATTTTGAATCAAAGTAAGCTCACGCTCCACTGTTGTGTTCTCGTGGAGATATTTTATCCTTCAGTCACATTGACTGTCCTTAAAATGACCAGAGTCATCTATTTCTGTCTAGTGTATGATGAATGAATGTCGACTGTCTCTTCAGAACCTTGACTGTAACTTGTTGTAAAATTCTCTAGTGTTCTTGTCGATGACTTGAGGTTTTGTTTGCCTTCTTTATTTATAAGTTGTAAAGAATCTTTATATATTTCTGCTATCGCCTGTTTGTAATTTATATTGTCGATTTCATGTTTTCCAGTTGTGTAAAATTGCTGTTGTTTTTTTAAGAGAAAATAAACTGATCTTTGGCATGAACCAGCCAATGAAAATGATCTTTGGCATGAAACAGTCAATTCTCTGTCTGATCTCTGATCAAACACACTGATGCAGCTGGAAATACAATCCAGAAGTGAGCCAATGACCAGAATTGAGTATCAAATCCCTTACAAAAAGGCCACATGAAGAAATCACGTGGTTGTCGAACAcatgaaatatataaatacattttttttttatgtgtgtgtgaagaTTCACATGTAGTGTTTTCCCCTGTAATTTGtatacaaacattggagtaaagcaagcttatattttggcttCTGATGGaatacgacagttgaactaagcacatgaggcatttatacgttctattcttcaagaattaatgggtatatatcattcatttataagtccaaaagtccaaaaatggatgtagcaactaaagATTGCCTCCTTATCCCCTGTCATACTTCAGATCATTTAGCTATCTGATTTtaaattttaggacccctttaggtaaaaaaaaatgatttgatagatattgaatttggcctttactactaaagcctagagaaacgcattgaataacacattcataaatggcaaaaaaagacAGTCGAAAAGACTAGTAATTtctttacacatatttaacaccTTAAATATGTGAGATCATTTAAAGAAAAACTCCACCctaaaactatattttggtatttgcttcattagtccattgttgatatagtcccaaaatgttttgcatgtcagcaatcaagtttcaAGATAAATAACTTTCAAAAAACAGaaacatatttctgtattttgaaagtgggGGGAATTTTCCATTGGGGTGTCAGGACAGAGAAGAGATTTGACTGGGCAGAGCTGGAGCTCggtttggggtgtagggtttgagcaaagcctgaaggtagggaggggcagttcttCTTGCTGATCCATAGGCTAGTACCATGGtgttgtagtggatgcgagcttcaactggaagccagtggagtgtgcggcgGAGCGGGGTGATATGAGAAACTTCAgaaagttgaacaccaggcaggctgcggcgttctggataagttgcaggggtttgacgGCACAAGTAGGGAGCCAGCCatgtccagacgggagatgacaagtgcctggattaggacctgctccgcttcctgtgtgaggtagggtcgcaCTGGATGGATGTTGTAGAGGATGACCCTGCAGGAGaaagtcactgctttgatgtttgcagagaacgtttgcagggaagggtgttgtccagggtcacgccaaggttattttcactctgggagggggacactgtggagttgtcaaccgtgacggagaggtcttggagtgggaggaagagcagctccgtcttgacgaggttgagcttgaggtcatgggccgacatccaagctgagatatttgccaggcacgcagagatgtgTGTCACCAActgggtgtcagaagggaggaaggagaaaggaGCTGAGTGTCATACgtatagcagtgataggagagaccatgtgaggatatgacaacGCAGAGTGACTtcgtgtatagagagaagaggagagggcctagaaccgagccctagGGGACACAAGTAGGTAGAgcacgtggtgcagacacagatcctctcctcgtcacctggtaggagcggtcTGCCAGGCAGGAtccaatccaagagtgtgcagagcctgagaaaCCTAGCCCCTGAGAGGGTGCAGAGAAGGATGAGAGTTATTtaagatacactacatggccaaaagtcaaacatctcattccaaaatcatgggcattaatatggagttggtcctccctgtgctgctataacagcctccactcttctgagaaggctttccactagatgttggaacattgctgcagggacttacttccattcagccacaagagcactagtgaggtcaggcactgatgttgggcgattaggcttggctcacagtcggcgttccaactcatcccaaaggtgttcgatgggttgaggtcagggctctgtgcaggccagtcaagttcttccacaccgatctcgacaaaccatttatgtatgaacctcgctttgagcacgggggcattgtcatgctgaaacatgtaagggccttccccaaactgttgccacaaagttggaagcacagaatcatctagaatgtaattgtatgctgtagcgttaagatttccctttactggaactaaggggcctagcccgaaccataaaaaacagccccagaccattattcctcctccaccaaactttacagttgccactatgcatttgggcaggtagcgttatcCTGGCCTCTGCCAAACCGAGAttaatccgtcggactgccagattatGAAGTGTgactcatcacaccagagaactcGTTTCCACTTCTCCAAAGtacaatggtggcgagctttacaccgctACAGCCggagcttggcattgcgcatgttgATCTTACGCTTGgttgcggctgctcggccattgaaacccatttcaGGAAGCTCACAGCGAAcacttcttgtgctgatgttgcttccagaggcagtttggaattcggtagtgagtgtttcaaCCGAGGACGGACAGAATTTGTATGCGCTTCGCGCTTCAGCaatcagcggtcccgttctgtgaacttgtgtggcctaccactttgcggctaagccgttgctgctcctagacatttccacttcacaacagcacttatagttgaccggggcagctctagcaaggcagaaatttgatgaactggcTTATTGAAAAGGTGggatcctatgatggtgccacattgaaagtcactgagctcttcagttcgggccattctgctgccaatgtttgtctattgagattgcatggctgtgtgcttgattttctacacctgtcagtaacgggtgtggcagaaatagccaaatccactcatttgaaggggtgtccacatacttaccATGTGTACATAGTGTACATACCATGCAGTGTACTCTTCAAAGAGGTTGGGGGAAATTTGTTCCACCATTTAGGTgcaaggacagagaagagctttgactgggctgagcgggagctgccctcccgcagggttgggagggccaagagaccagaggtagtGGAACGGAGGGCTCGGGTTGGGATGTCTTGAAGTCTGtttggttagggtcaagaagatcgttctgagagagatagcgagagagctgGTCAGAAACAGAACACTCAATTGTTGTGGTCACCCTAATTCCACATTTGGAAACTTTTCTACTGCaacatgttaaaaaaaaaattacgtGAGGAGAATAACATTATTTCAACCCCACATGTTAATCTGCAATTCTACAtgtgaaagtgagattttcacacgTGGAGTTTTGTTATATGGGAAATTGCTAATTAGATTTTCACAGGTGGAATTACAAGTTCACGtgaacaaaaaatatatgtaaaaacatctaatttgcagtttcacatgtgaaatgggGAATTGCATATCCGATGTTCACATGTGAACATTTTTAACATGTGAAACCTCAAATgttacatgtgaaactgcaattCACGTGAGGTGAAAACTATTATTCTTTAATACATGTTAAAATATGGTTTAATGTGTGAAATTGAAGCCCCACATTGAAGCCCCACATTGAAGCCTGCTGTCCCTATGGTACTCTCTGAGCATTCCATGTGCATGCAGTGGCCATGCATTCCTACGTCACTGACTGGCTGCTTTGCACGTGTGGGAGGTATGTCaaacaggaggggaggaggaggagagagaaaacgCGAAGGCAGGAGTGGAGGGGGTAGTGGAATTTGAGGAGGTAGTCGAATTTGAGGAGAGGCACATGTAATCAGTAGACCAGGCAGCTGAGGGCGAATTCTGCTTGGGAACTGGGAGAAAGGTCATGTTTACTACTAAGCAAGGAGCTCTCTTTTGTTCGGGCAGGTCAGACTAGGGCACAACATTAACTCTTTATCTTTCTTAGGTTTACAACTACTGATAAACCCATTTCACAATAAGGCCCCTTTATTTGCAAACATTCAGCATTCACAGACCTGGAGAGCTGGGTGATTCTGCAACTTCAAGCACTTTGGCAAGGCAAGATTTCAGAAATTAAAATGTATTGAAACACCATTTTACCAGTATTATAATCGTCTTTGATTTGTCTAGAAATAATATCTGATAATGGCTGCGATCGTACTATTCAGGAATTTATATATTTTCGTCATTTTTCTCAGACAGCCATAGACAAATGTCATTTCCATCACATCATTGAACATCAATTTTTGTTGAAAATGAAATGATCACACAATTATTTTATAACACATTTCTTATACATTTGTACATGAACTTGTATTGAATAATATTTTAAGTGCTTTTTAAGATTTTCCTAAAATTAATAATTCAACACAACGCCTGAATGTATAAACTTGCTTTTGTGACAGCTGAAACAATGTATTTATCATAAAAAAATAAGATATTTCCACCCAACCTTTTTGTGAGATTATGATAACAACCATATGATTTCCCTGTCTAAAACAAATCAatcaatgtaaatgtatataataTACTAATTTACCTAAAAATAtgggtgtggtggaaatgacaaagtgtggtggaaatgacatctatgtaaaaaaataaatatgaaaacaATATTTTATTGCAAAACTTTTGAACAACAACCATTGTAGAACATTTAATTAATTTAAGAAAAAGTAACATTCCAAAAGTGGGCAGAGCTCAAGGAAGTAGGCCAGTGTTTTTGAGAGATGAGCCCAGATTGCAGAGGGGTCATCCGCATAGAAGAGCTCAGTGAGCAAAGTGAAACGGTATCATTTGTGGTATGTCCAACACAGGTGTGGAGGGTCACCTGCTTGTGCGAATCACCAAAGTGAACTGCCTGGATTTCACTGGTTGTATTTACACAGGTAGTTTTCTCAGGggcacaactttggttttagaagtggggggaaataaatattataatttgttttatccagtcggataaacactctaAACAACCGTTGCCTCATTTTGTAACACATTCAAATTATAAAACTGGAGGGGactaaaatgcaatttcagaatgtgagggggacatgtcccccccgtccccagtgaaagttgcgccacTGAGATCTCTGCAAAGTCAATATGCATGATGATCTCCTCTTTCCGCAGATTCTCTTTTAATTCTCTCAGTTTGGAGTATTGGTGTCGAATGTTGTACATGTGTTTCCCCAACTTCTTTTTCAATCCTTTGGAGAAGTCCTCCAGTAGAATATGCAGTGTGCCACACACCTTTTCGTATACTGTCAAATGTAAAGGGAACTTCTCCATGTTTCCCTCTTtgtttgtcttctctctctcttcagcttaGTTTTTCGACTCAAACCACAATATCTGCTCACCAGCATCAAAGTCAGATGTTTAAGCTCTTTGGCTTGGCAAAGGGAGCACTCTCTGTACATGCACTCTTTCTTCAGGTTCTCACAGCACAAAGACTCGATTAGGTTGTCATTGTTGCTGCAGCTGATCACTTTGTGATGCTGTAGTTTGTCCGCCATGAACTGGAGGTTGCCGTGGGTTTTTCAGAGACATGTGTCCCTATCCTGGACTGTTGGCTTGACAACCCAAAAATAAGTATTTTAAAGAATTCATAGTAGGACATTTTAATCCCTCTTAAAATCCTGATAAAGGTTCTGAATTGTTACATTCAAGAAGCACTTCTGCTTTTTCTTCTTGTTCCTCGTTAGTGTGTCCTTTTTCCCTGTTGTTGCTCTACTGTTGACATCACGTTCATAGAATCTAGTCATTTTCTCTTCTGTGGCAGTGCTAATTCTGTTACACTGCTTTTTCCTGGAGTATTGAAGACTTGTTGGCCTGTTTTCATTTTCCCTCAATGCTTTTGCTGAAAATCCAAATTCTCTGTTTGCAGCTTTGACCAGGCCATACTTTCTCAGGATGTTGCCACTTGTTTGTCCTTGGCACTGCACATTTTTTTATACTTTTGCTTTTACTCTGCAATGATGGCATTTTGAAACAACAAATCCTTCTCAAGTTTTTCGGAGTTCCCTTCATTttctgttttgtctttgtctttggtAAATCTTGTCTTTTCATTTTCTTCATCAGTTGATCATATCTTTTTTTGTATTTCTCAGTTTTCCGTTAAGCTTTATCAAGTTTGACATTTGCAAAGATCTCTATGTTTTTGAGCGACCTCTTCCAACCTTTTTCATTCCAGCAAGTATTAGACTTCTCATTCCTGTTGCAGATGAAGAGGAAGGGGTGTCGGGGCATGCATcaggggcaggtaagttaggggcaggtatGATGGCCTTATGTTCTGGCTGCAAGTCatctggtgactgaggtggtgtgttgCCTGATAGGTAGGTCTCCACTGCAACTGTTCTCTTTAAAGTCTGTCTTCTATTCCATTGGTTGCATTTCCATTGCCATCTCTTGCTTCTTTGTTATCACTTTGTAAACTCAGAGATAGATATCACTTCTCCCTTCTCTTTTTTCTTCCagtatctctccctgtctttttGCAGATGTTCCTGGTATCGTATAGGATAATTTTTTATTTTGTCTCTATGTCTGTGACCTCTGTGCTGTTTTATGTGGCATcttctaaaaacaaagaaaaatacTACTTATGTTTTCCAATTGTGCACACCCTGGAGCATTTTCTAGATTCAAGTAATTTACATGATTAAATAAgcctaaatttaaaaaacaaagtaAAAAGTAATAACATAATGGATTtttgtcatttccaccacgttCTGTCATTTCCATCACAGTTAAGTTTGTGATGGAAATGACTGGTGGAAATGACGCTTCTGCTGTTTTTGGAGAAAAATGACAGACTGCTTAGAATGCTTTGGCCAGTATTACAGCTAGCATATGGTTTACACTAAATacatcaaatatattttaaaaatctaaatTCTACCACAAATTAAAGAAATTGTAGCCTGTTTGGAAATGACTAACAATAAAAATTGCCCTCAGTGGTGGAAATGACaccactaccaaaggacaggTATATTTTGTGGAAATAGCAATATAAAGGGCATACTCACAATAAATATTGATACAGATTGTATTTAATTGACTCTTTCTCTAGGAGATAACATTACATAATGTGTAATTATTCATGTTTTCTCATAGAAAAACATAGTAGACGCTCATAAGTGTGAGTCAGGGACAAGGGCAAAACAGTGAAATTGAGGTATAAAATGTATCTGAAAGGTATCTAAAATACTTGATAGAGAGGtgttaaaaaatgtattgtgaacttaacatataaaaataaaaacatacatttttttataaaatCCCCAAAATTGACCCTGAGGACATCGAAGTTCCCGTAGTTGCAGAATTAACCAGCTACAATGAAGAAGCCAATGATAGGGAACCCAGATAGGGAAACTAGATGTATCCTGATTCCTGACCTAGTTATTAGGTAAAAGGTAAACATGTTATGCAATTATGTCCCTACAGAATAATATTATAAAAATAGTCAAATTTGACTACTTCTGCTTGGACCCAACAAACCCCCACTTCCATACACACAAGTGTGAATTCCCTCAGTAGAAAACAAGTGGAGTTGTCAGAGGCAGGGTGGACTTTTGCCCCATAGCTCACAAACAAGCTCCATGTTGTCTGCTGGCCGACATAACAGTTTGAAGTTCAAGGCtttggtgatatgaaactagagGCTCTTATTCTAGTTGAATGAGTCATTTATAAATAGGATATTTGTGCCAGAGAAGGGGAAAGGCCAAAGCACTGTTAGAACACAGACCTTGATGACGTGTACTGATACTGACTATCTGAGGTACGAAGTCTGGACAAAAGAGTTTGTGAACCGTGTTgtgtttttgtctttgttttgagcactctctctctctaggtgagtTCTGGCTTGGTCTTGAGAAGATACACGCTGTGGCCAAAGATGCAGACTACATCCTCAATGTCATGTTCTCCGACTGGAGGGGTGATTCTGAGACCATCCAGTACCCCATCCGTCTGGGCGGGGAGGAGAGCCACTACACCCTCCACATCCAAGAGACCTCCAACAGCAGCCTGGAGGGCGCCCTGACTACCGAGGCCTCCGGCCTGCCCTTCTCCACCCGCGACCAAGACAATGACCAGAACAATGACATCAGCTGTGCCGAACACCTCTCTGGTATGTCTCCTCTTTCAAAGTTCAAAGTTACTATTTTGCTGAATTCTATCTAAGATTTATTTAGTCTAAGATTTAAGATTTATTTAGTCTAAGGTTTATATCTCTATGACTCAAATTGGGAATGTAGCACCAATGCCAATCTAACCAGATGTTTGCTCTCTTTCTCCAGGTGGCTGGTGGTTCAGCAACTGTGGACGCTCCAACCTGAACGGCCGCTACTTTATGAGCCCTCCTCCCAAGCAGAGGCATCAGAGGAAGCAGGGGGTCTTCTGGAAGACCTGGCGTGGCCACTACTATCCCCTGAAGACCACCGTCATGATGATCGCCCCCGCTGTGA from Salvelinus fontinalis isolate EN_2023a chromosome 26, ASM2944872v1, whole genome shotgun sequence includes:
- the LOC129824590 gene encoding angiopoietin-related protein 4-like; its protein translation is TVLCFCLCFEHSLSLGEFWLGLEKIHAVAKDADYILNVMFSDWRGDSETIQYPIRLGGEESHYTLHIQETSNSSLEGALTTEASGLPFSTRDQDNDQNNDISCAEHLSGGWWFSNCGRSNLNGRYFMSPPPKQRHQRKQGVFWKTWRGHYYPLKTTVMMIAPAVIENKS